A portion of the Vulpes vulpes isolate BD-2025 chromosome 5, VulVul3, whole genome shotgun sequence genome contains these proteins:
- the PGGHG gene encoding protein-glucosylgalactosylhydroxylysine glucosidase isoform X2: MEDAGEDPTVFAACSLPSDPRLLATVTNAYLGTRVYHDTLHVSGVYNGAGGDTHRALLPSPLNVQLEAPAETGRELTETFVLDTNTGSFLHTLEGPSFQASQRIYAHRTLPHVMAFSVSITRVAVGSWPITVLLRSAFSPESPDLDLHLGPDFQGARYLYGHTLTPEQPGGPQQEVHMLWTPVPPALTLGESEEDQTWEFLTVVGGSQAEAQICFTEALQLQAGGTLYAAHAQAWVQLWATCGLDVVGPLPLRQALRGALYYLLSALPQPGAPGYTCHGLSPGGLSNGSREECYWGHVFWDQPEAARALLEYRIRTLGGALDNAQKLGYQGAKFAWESAGSGREVCPEDVYGAQEIHVNGAVVLAFQLYYHATQDLQLFREAGGWDVVRAVAEFWCSRVEWSPEEEEYQLKGVMPPDEYHSGVDNSVYTNVLVQNNLRFAAALARDLGRPVPTEWLAVAEKIKVPFDPRRDFHPEFDGYQPGEEVKQADVVLLGYPVPFHLSPHTRRRNLEIYEAATSPRGPAMTWSMFAVGWMELKDPRRAQDFLERSFPNIAEPFKVWTENADGSGAVNFLTGMGGFLQAALCGFTGFRITGAGVTFDPMCPVAVSAVHVRGLCYQGNRLDFSFSEGSVTVEVKAQPGPGAPPLEAELWPTHARVPLLPGHRVSFPRSAGRIQRSLPPGAEAAGSAPGVS; this comes from the exons ATGGAGGATGCGGGTGAGGACCCCACCGTATTCGCTGCCTGTTCCCTGCCCAGTGACCCCCGGCTCTTGGCCACCGTGACCAACGCATACTTGGGCACGCGTGTGTATCATGACACACTGCATGTGAGCGGCGTGTACAACGGGGCTGGCGGGGACACACACCGGGCCCTTCTGCCCAGTCCCCTCAATGTCCAGCTGGAGGCGCCTGCAGAGACAGGACGTGAGCTCACGGAGACGTTTGTCCTGGACACAAACACAG GCTCCTTTCTGCACACCCTGGAGGGCCCCAGCTTTCAGGCCTCCCAGCGCATCTATGCCCACCGCACACTGCCTCACGTCATGGCTTTCAGTGTGTCCATCACCCGTGTGGCCGTGGGGAGCTGGCCCATCACGGTGCTGCTGCGGTCAGCCTTCTCCCCGGAAAGCCCAGACCTGGACCTGCATCTGGGTCCTGATTTCCAAGGAGCCCG GTACCTTTATGGCCATACGCTTACCCCAGAGCAACCTGGAGGGCCCCAGCAGGAGGTACACATGCTGTGGACACCGGTGCCCCCAGCCCTGACCCTTGGGGAAAGCGAGGAAGACCAGACCTGGGAGTTCTTGACCGTGGTGGGTGGCAGCCAGGCCGAGGCCCAAATCTGCTTCACCGAGGCCCTGCAGCTGCAGGCAGGGGGCACTCTGTACGCTGCGCACGCCCAGGCCTGGGTCCAGCTCTGGGCTACCTGTGGCCTGGATGtggtggggcccctccccctgcgccAGGCCTTGCGTGGTGCCCTCTACTATCTGCTCAGTGCCCTGCCCcagcccggggccccaggataCACCTGCCACGGTCTCAGCCCTGGGGGATTGTCCAACGGGAGCCGAGAGGAATGCTACTGGGGACACGTCTTCTGGGACCAG CCAGAGGCCGCCAGGGCCCTCCTGGAGTACCGCATCCGGACGCTGGGTGGGGCCCTGGACAACGCCCAGAAGCTGGGTTACCAG ggAGCCAAGTTTGCCTGGGAGAGCGCAGGTTCTGGTCGGGAGGTCTGCCCTGAGGACGTCTACGGTGCCCAGGAGATTCACGTCAACGGAGCTGTGGTGCTGGCTTTCCAGCTGTACTATCACGCCACCCAG GACTTGCAGCTCTTCCGCGAGGCCGGTGGCTGGGATGTGGTCAGGGCCGTGGCTGAGTTCTGGTGCAGCCGCGTGGAGTGGAGCCCCGAGGAGGAGGAGTACCAGCTGAAGG GAGTCATGCCGCCCGACGAATACCACTCAGGGGTTGACAACTCCGTGTACACCAACGTCCTGGTCCAGAACAA CCTGCGCTTCGCTGCGGCCCTGGCCCGGGACCTGGGGCGGCCTGTCCCCACTGAGTGGCTGGCGGTGGCTGAAAAGATCAAGGTGCCCTTTGACCCAAGGCGGGACTTCCACCCTGAGTTTGATGGGTACCAGCCTG GAGAGGAGGTGAAGCAGGCAGACGTGGTGCTTCTGGGGTACCCCGTCCCTTTCCACCTGAGCCCTCACACTCGCAGGAGGAACCTGGAGATTTATGAGGCTGCAACGTCCCCAAGAGGCCCGGCCATGACCTGG AGCATGTTCGCCGTGGGCTGGATGGAGCTGAAGGATCCCCGGCGGGCCCAGGACTTCCTGGAGAGGAGCTTTCCCAACATAGCTGAGCCCTTCAAG GTGTGGACGGAGAATGCGGATGGCTCGGGCGCTGTGAACTTCCTGACCGGCATGGGGGGCTTCCTGCAGGCGGCGCTCTGTGGATTCACAGGGTTCCG GATCACTGGGGCTGGCGTGACCTTCGACCCCATGTGTCCGGTGGCAGTCTCTGCAGTGCATGTCCGGGGCCTGTGTTACCAGGGGAACAGGCTGGACTTCTCCTTCTCCGAGGGCTCCGTGACGGTTGAGGTCAAAGCCCAGCCAGGACCTGGGGCCCCGCCGCTGGAGGCTGAGCTGTGGCCGACGCACGCACGAGTCCCCTTGCTCCCAG GGCACAGAGTCTCCTTCCCCCGCTCGGCTGGACGGATACAGAGGTCACTCCCGCCCGGAGCAGAGGCAGCCGGTTCTGCTCCAGGAGTTTCCTAG
- the LOC112914548 gene encoding interferon-induced transmembrane protein 1-like, whose translation MSCTPRPLLPGACASGAPTYEMLKEEHEVVVLGAPQSTAPATTTVINIRGDTVVPDHIVWSLFNTVFMNWCCLGFVAFAYSVKARDRKMVGDLTGAQSFASTARCLNIWALVLGLLLTVTFVILVSTGSLVIFETVSEMVKHDGGS comes from the exons ATGAGCTGCACCCCTCGGCCCTTGCTCCCAGGCGCCTGTGCCTCCGGCGCCCCCACCTACGAGATGCTCAAGGAGGAGCACGAGGTGGTGGTCCTCGGGGCCCCCCAGAGCACAGCTCCAGCGACCACCACCGTGATCAACATCCGCGGTGACACGGTCGTGCCCGACCACATCGTCTGGTCCCTGTTCAACACCGTCTTCATGAACTGGTGCTGCCTGGGCTTCGTGGCCTTCGCCTACTCCgtgaag GCCAGGGACCGGAAGATGGTGGGTGACCTGACCGGGGCGCAGAGCTTCGCCTCCACCGCCAGGTGCCTCAACATCTGGGCGCTGGTCCTGGGTCTCCTCCTGACCGTCACCTTCGTCATTCTTGTCTCAACCGGCTCCCTGGTGATTTTCGAAACAGTTTCCGAGATGGTAAAACATGACGGAGGGTCCTAG
- the IFITM5 gene encoding interferon-induced transmembrane protein 5: protein MDTAYPREDPRAPAPRKADGAAHTALAVGAPRPPPRDHLLWSVFSTLYLNLCCLGFLALAYSIKARDQKVAGDLEAARRFGSKAKCYNILATMWALVPPLLLLALVVTGALHLSRLAKDSAAFFSTKFEDSDYD from the exons ATGGACACGGCGTACCCCCGCGAGGACCCCCGGGCCCCGGCGCCCCGCAAGGCGGACGGCGCGGCGCACACGGCCCTGGCCGTCGGGGCGCCGAGGCCCCCGCCCCGGGACCACCTGCTCTGGTCGGTGTTCAGCACCCTCTACCTGAACCTGTGCTGCCTCGGCTTCCTGGCGCTGGCCTACTCCATCAAg GCCCGAGACCAGAAGGTGGCTGGAGACCTGGAGGCAGCCCGGCGATTCGGCTCCAAAGCCAAGTGCTACAACATCCTGGCCACAATGTGGGCGCTGGTGCCgcctctgctgctgctggcgCTGGTGGTGACCGGGGCGCTGCACCTGTCCCGGCTGGCCAAGGACTCTGCGGCCTTCTTTAGCACCAAGTTCGAGGACTCGGACTATGACTGA
- the LOC112914552 gene encoding interferon-induced transmembrane protein 1-like — translation MMQNKVDVRGAPLSTAPATTTVINVPVETVVPDHVVWSLFNTIFLNWFCLGFVAFVYSVKARDRKMVGDLTGAQNFASTARCLNIWALVLGLLLTIISIVLLGMAYAAAYGALLQAMQESGRYH, via the exons ATGATGCAGAACAAGGTGGACGTGCGGGGGGCCCCCCTGAGCACGGCTCCTGCGACGACCACGGTGATCAACGTCCCAGTGGAGACGGTCGTGCCCGACCACGTCGTCTGGTCCCTGTTCAACACCATCTTCCTGAACTGGTTCTGCCTGGGCTTTGTGGCCTTTGTCTACTCTGTGAAG GCCAGGGACCGGAAGATGGTGGGCGACTTGACCGGGGCGCAGAACTTCGCCTCCACTGCCAGGTGCCTCAACATCTGGGCGCTGGTCCTGGGCCTCCTCCTGACCATCATATCCATTGTCCTCCTGGGCATGGCCTACGCCGCGGCCTACGGGGCCCTGTTACAGGCCATGCAGGAGAGCGGCCGCTACCACTAG
- the PGGHG gene encoding protein-glucosylgalactosylhydroxylysine glucosidase isoform X1, whose amino-acid sequence MEDAGEDPTVFAACSLPSDPRLLATVTNAYLGTRVYHDTLHVSGVYNGAGGDTHRALLPSPLNVQLEAPAETGRELTETFVLDTNTGSFLHTLEGPSFQASQRIYAHRTLPHVMAFSVSITRVAVGSWPITVLLRSAFSPESPDLDLHLGPDFQGARYLYGHTLTPEQPGGPQQEVHMLWTPVPPALTLGESEEDQTWEFLTVVGGSQAEAQICFTEALQLQAGGTLYAAHAQAWVQLWATCGLDVVGPLPLRQALRGALYYLLSALPQPGAPGYTCHGLSPGGLSNGSREECYWGHVFWDQDLWMFPNVLLFQPEAARALLEYRIRTLGGALDNAQKLGYQGAKFAWESAGSGREVCPEDVYGAQEIHVNGAVVLAFQLYYHATQDLQLFREAGGWDVVRAVAEFWCSRVEWSPEEEEYQLKGVMPPDEYHSGVDNSVYTNVLVQNNLRFAAALARDLGRPVPTEWLAVAEKIKVPFDPRRDFHPEFDGYQPGEEVKQADVVLLGYPVPFHLSPHTRRRNLEIYEAATSPRGPAMTWSMFAVGWMELKDPRRAQDFLERSFPNIAEPFKVWTENADGSGAVNFLTGMGGFLQAALCGFTGFRITGAGVTFDPMCPVAVSAVHVRGLCYQGNRLDFSFSEGSVTVEVKAQPGPGAPPLEAELWPTHARVPLLPGHRVSFPRSAGRIQRSLPPGAEAAGSAPGVS is encoded by the exons ATGGAGGATGCGGGTGAGGACCCCACCGTATTCGCTGCCTGTTCCCTGCCCAGTGACCCCCGGCTCTTGGCCACCGTGACCAACGCATACTTGGGCACGCGTGTGTATCATGACACACTGCATGTGAGCGGCGTGTACAACGGGGCTGGCGGGGACACACACCGGGCCCTTCTGCCCAGTCCCCTCAATGTCCAGCTGGAGGCGCCTGCAGAGACAGGACGTGAGCTCACGGAGACGTTTGTCCTGGACACAAACACAG GCTCCTTTCTGCACACCCTGGAGGGCCCCAGCTTTCAGGCCTCCCAGCGCATCTATGCCCACCGCACACTGCCTCACGTCATGGCTTTCAGTGTGTCCATCACCCGTGTGGCCGTGGGGAGCTGGCCCATCACGGTGCTGCTGCGGTCAGCCTTCTCCCCGGAAAGCCCAGACCTGGACCTGCATCTGGGTCCTGATTTCCAAGGAGCCCG GTACCTTTATGGCCATACGCTTACCCCAGAGCAACCTGGAGGGCCCCAGCAGGAGGTACACATGCTGTGGACACCGGTGCCCCCAGCCCTGACCCTTGGGGAAAGCGAGGAAGACCAGACCTGGGAGTTCTTGACCGTGGTGGGTGGCAGCCAGGCCGAGGCCCAAATCTGCTTCACCGAGGCCCTGCAGCTGCAGGCAGGGGGCACTCTGTACGCTGCGCACGCCCAGGCCTGGGTCCAGCTCTGGGCTACCTGTGGCCTGGATGtggtggggcccctccccctgcgccAGGCCTTGCGTGGTGCCCTCTACTATCTGCTCAGTGCCCTGCCCcagcccggggccccaggataCACCTGCCACGGTCTCAGCCCTGGGGGATTGTCCAACGGGAGCCGAGAGGAATGCTACTGGGGACACGTCTTCTGGGACCAG GACCTCTGGATGTTCCCGAACGTTCTGTTGTTCCAGCCAGAGGCCGCCAGGGCCCTCCTGGAGTACCGCATCCGGACGCTGGGTGGGGCCCTGGACAACGCCCAGAAGCTGGGTTACCAG ggAGCCAAGTTTGCCTGGGAGAGCGCAGGTTCTGGTCGGGAGGTCTGCCCTGAGGACGTCTACGGTGCCCAGGAGATTCACGTCAACGGAGCTGTGGTGCTGGCTTTCCAGCTGTACTATCACGCCACCCAG GACTTGCAGCTCTTCCGCGAGGCCGGTGGCTGGGATGTGGTCAGGGCCGTGGCTGAGTTCTGGTGCAGCCGCGTGGAGTGGAGCCCCGAGGAGGAGGAGTACCAGCTGAAGG GAGTCATGCCGCCCGACGAATACCACTCAGGGGTTGACAACTCCGTGTACACCAACGTCCTGGTCCAGAACAA CCTGCGCTTCGCTGCGGCCCTGGCCCGGGACCTGGGGCGGCCTGTCCCCACTGAGTGGCTGGCGGTGGCTGAAAAGATCAAGGTGCCCTTTGACCCAAGGCGGGACTTCCACCCTGAGTTTGATGGGTACCAGCCTG GAGAGGAGGTGAAGCAGGCAGACGTGGTGCTTCTGGGGTACCCCGTCCCTTTCCACCTGAGCCCTCACACTCGCAGGAGGAACCTGGAGATTTATGAGGCTGCAACGTCCCCAAGAGGCCCGGCCATGACCTGG AGCATGTTCGCCGTGGGCTGGATGGAGCTGAAGGATCCCCGGCGGGCCCAGGACTTCCTGGAGAGGAGCTTTCCCAACATAGCTGAGCCCTTCAAG GTGTGGACGGAGAATGCGGATGGCTCGGGCGCTGTGAACTTCCTGACCGGCATGGGGGGCTTCCTGCAGGCGGCGCTCTGTGGATTCACAGGGTTCCG GATCACTGGGGCTGGCGTGACCTTCGACCCCATGTGTCCGGTGGCAGTCTCTGCAGTGCATGTCCGGGGCCTGTGTTACCAGGGGAACAGGCTGGACTTCTCCTTCTCCGAGGGCTCCGTGACGGTTGAGGTCAAAGCCCAGCCAGGACCTGGGGCCCCGCCGCTGGAGGCTGAGCTGTGGCCGACGCACGCACGAGTCCCCTTGCTCCCAG GGCACAGAGTCTCCTTCCCCCGCTCGGCTGGACGGATACAGAGGTCACTCCCGCCCGGAGCAGAGGCAGCCGGTTCTGCTCCAGGAGTTTCCTAG